One genomic segment of Novisyntrophococcus fermenticellae includes these proteins:
- a CDS encoding carbohydrate ABC transporter permease has product MKKMKKEAMWAYVFILVPLCTFIVFTLYPVISAAVISFQKYRPLGSEWVGLDNYINTFKNGLFYKALKNTLVYSIITVPVSMLLSFMISIMILPFRKKLQSVFKAAFYLPAIASGVALSFVWKWIYDPLPSGLLNNVVKVFGLSNQNWLGSQKTAMLSLIIMAVFAGLGQNIIIYTAALLGIDSTYYEAADIDGATFFQKVRYVVWPIVKPTTVFLTITGVINGFQSFQNAYLMTGGGPDNATTMAGLLIFNRAFTYFEYGEACAQALILAAIIAVFAVLQFKLSSGDVEY; this is encoded by the coding sequence ATGAAGAAAATGAAGAAAGAAGCCATGTGGGCATATGTGTTCATACTGGTTCCGTTGTGCACATTTATTGTGTTTACATTATATCCTGTAATCTCTGCAGCTGTTATCAGTTTTCAGAAGTATAGACCACTGGGTTCGGAGTGGGTTGGGTTGGACAATTATATAAATACTTTTAAAAATGGCTTATTCTATAAGGCTCTGAAAAATACACTTGTATACTCCATTATAACGGTACCGGTATCCATGCTGTTATCCTTCATGATTTCTATTATGATTCTGCCATTTCGGAAAAAACTGCAGTCAGTATTTAAGGCAGCCTTTTATCTCCCGGCAATTGCGTCAGGGGTTGCATTATCCTTCGTGTGGAAATGGATTTATGATCCGCTTCCGTCCGGATTGTTGAATAATGTGGTTAAGGTATTCGGCTTATCCAACCAAAACTGGCTTGGAAGCCAGAAAACTGCAATGCTGTCCCTGATCATCATGGCCGTTTTCGCAGGTCTGGGACAGAATATCATTATTTATACCGCTGCATTGCTTGGAATTGATTCAACCTATTATGAGGCGGCCGATATAGATGGAGCCACCTTCTTTCAGAAAGTACGTTATGTCGTATGGCCAATTGTAAAACCTACTACGGTTTTTCTGACCATTACAGGCGTAATCAATGGTTTCCAATCCTTCCAAAATGCATATCTGATGACAGGCGGGGGACCGGATAATGCAACGACCATGGCAGGATTACTGATTTTCAATCGTGCATTTACATATTTTGAATATGGTGAAGCCTGTGCCCAGGCTTTGATTCTTGCCGCAATCATAGCAGTTTTTGCGGTGCTGCAGTTTAAGCTTAGCTCCGGCGATGTGGAATATTAA
- a CDS encoding ABC transporter substrate-binding protein, which yields MKRKKMAALGMAAVMTLSSLAAGCGGTDKGGSSSASGTAAEGKKDVVTALLPPVSATYQDKINTYIEDFNKENPDIEIKVTTASWEDVTQKLDVQVNAGSPPDIAFIGSSGVTKYLDTDMAVDISKYLEEDQINDFDENVLNYFKNQEGLYGLPAYCEIQCIGGNRELLETAGIDWKAVQKDGWTYDEFREAIKKGVVKEGDQIKTYGFLFACAGVTAKDYFGIFVKNAGMPEAFDKDLKYAYTSKQMLTFLEDLRALIDDGSMPKELGSIDAGKRWNMMLTGQTMITGKGLSSFEKSAYENTEKLKNNDGSAVEGSIPVEYVVLPVPVFEGGNQQAQGAVDGYICLTGEKNPDEQHLKNVAKVAYYLASSERAAQTCQELYLKPVCESGRTAYEKLPPIENKNEDNTKAVESLTTQIAEARPDIPADKGAAAIKIQDEVIMPKFQGLLAGEVTPEEMYQAIVDAGHAAFGEAGCVSDES from the coding sequence ATGAAAAGAAAAAAAATGGCAGCATTGGGGATGGCGGCTGTGATGACACTTTCATCATTGGCGGCAGGCTGTGGTGGAACAGACAAAGGGGGAAGTTCATCCGCTTCCGGTACGGCTGCAGAAGGAAAAAAGGACGTGGTAACAGCTTTACTGCCTCCGGTTTCTGCTACTTATCAGGATAAAATTAACACCTACATTGAGGATTTTAATAAGGAGAATCCGGATATTGAAATTAAAGTCACAACGGCAAGCTGGGAGGATGTAACTCAGAAACTGGATGTCCAGGTAAATGCCGGATCACCGCCGGATATTGCCTTTATCGGCAGCAGCGGAGTAACAAAGTATCTGGATACGGATATGGCTGTAGATATCTCAAAATATCTGGAAGAGGATCAAATAAATGATTTTGATGAAAATGTTCTGAATTATTTTAAGAATCAAGAAGGACTGTATGGTCTTCCGGCCTACTGTGAGATTCAGTGTATCGGAGGAAACAGAGAACTTCTGGAGACTGCCGGAATTGACTGGAAAGCAGTACAAAAAGATGGATGGACGTATGATGAATTCCGGGAAGCCATAAAGAAGGGCGTTGTAAAAGAGGGTGACCAGATAAAAACCTACGGATTTCTCTTTGCCTGTGCCGGTGTTACAGCAAAGGACTATTTTGGCATTTTTGTTAAGAATGCAGGGATGCCTGAGGCCTTTGATAAGGACTTAAAGTATGCATATACCAGCAAACAGATGCTTACATTTCTGGAGGACTTGAGAGCCTTGATTGACGATGGTTCCATGCCAAAGGAACTGGGCTCTATCGATGCAGGAAAAAGATGGAATATGATGCTTACCGGGCAGACCATGATCACAGGAAAAGGATTGTCTTCCTTTGAAAAGTCCGCCTATGAAAACACTGAAAAGCTGAAGAACAATGACGGCAGTGCAGTAGAGGGAAGTATTCCTGTGGAATATGTAGTGCTTCCGGTACCGGTATTCGAAGGAGGAAATCAGCAGGCACAGGGAGCAGTGGACGGGTATATCTGCCTTACGGGGGAAAAGAATCCGGATGAACAGCATCTGAAAAACGTTGCAAAGGTTGCATACTACCTTGCCAGCAGTGAGCGTGCTGCACAGACTTGTCAGGAACTTTATTTAAAGCCGGTTTGTGAAAGCGGACGTACTGCTTATGAGAAACTGCCTCCAATTGAAAATAAGAATGAAGATAATACAAAAGCAGTAGAAAGCCTTACAACACAGATTGCAGAAGCGAGACCGGACATACCGGCCGACAAGGGGGCTGCGGCCATAAAGATTCAGGATGAAGTCATTATGCCGAAATTCCAGGGGCTGCTGGCGGGAGAGGTTACTCCTGAAGAGATGTACCAGGCAATTGTAGATGCAGGACATGCGGCCTTTGGTGAGGCAGGATGTGTATCAGACGAATCTTAA
- the murQ gene encoding N-acetylmuramic acid 6-phosphate etherase, whose product MADLERLITEKRNTSTMNLDEMSPYEIITIMNKEDQKVLDAVHDALPQIGRAIEWTTESLQKDGRIIYIGAGTSGRLGILDAVECPPTFGVSYDMVVGVIAGGEGAFVKAEEGAEDDPELGREDLKRIHLSADDVVIGLAASGRTPYVIGALQYAKEVGCRTVAISCNSNTKISEKADCAIELLTGPEILTGSTRLKAGTAEKMVLNMISTVSMVGIGKVYQNLMVDLRQTNKKLVTRAENIVMEAVGCERKEAKTALREAGGGAKLAITKMLLSCDIETARECLEQADGKVKVAVSKRLTI is encoded by the coding sequence ATGGCAGATTTAGAAAGACTGATAACAGAAAAGAGAAATACGAGCACTATGAATCTGGATGAGATGTCTCCTTATGAAATTATAACAATCATGAATAAGGAGGATCAGAAGGTTCTGGATGCAGTCCATGATGCGCTTCCACAGATCGGAAGAGCCATAGAATGGACAACAGAAAGCCTGCAGAAGGATGGGAGAATCATTTACATAGGAGCAGGCACCAGCGGGCGTCTTGGTATTTTGGATGCAGTGGAATGCCCCCCTACCTTTGGAGTCTCTTATGACATGGTGGTAGGTGTAATTGCAGGAGGCGAAGGAGCATTTGTAAAGGCAGAAGAGGGGGCGGAAGACGATCCGGAGCTTGGGAGGGAAGATCTGAAGCGGATCCATCTTTCAGCCGATGATGTTGTGATAGGGCTGGCCGCCAGCGGCAGAACACCTTATGTAATTGGTGCACTTCAATATGCAAAGGAGGTGGGATGCAGGACAGTAGCGATATCCTGCAATTCGAATACAAAGATTTCGGAGAAGGCAGACTGTGCGATAGAACTTCTGACGGGTCCGGAGATTCTGACCGGTTCCACCAGATTAAAGGCGGGAACTGCAGAAAAGATGGTATTAAATATGATATCTACAGTCAGTATGGTTGGCATAGGAAAGGTATATCAAAATCTGATGGTGGACTTGCGCCAGACGAATAAGAAGCTTGTAACCCGGGCGGAGAATATTGTGATGGAAGCAGTGGGATGCGAAAGAAAAGAAGCCAAAACCGCTTTGCGGGAAGCCGGAGGAGGAGCAAAGCTGGCAATTACAAAGATGCTTTTGAGCTGCGATATAGAAACTGCCAGGGAGTGCCTTGAGCAGGCAGATGGAAAAGTGAAAGTTGCCGTGTCAAAGCGGTTAACCATATAA
- a CDS encoding MurR/RpiR family transcriptional regulator has translation MKSVIVKFREFLPNASNTEKGIIRYLLANPEKAAEMGVRELAKEVYASPSTITRLCRKTGFEHYKDFQKSLMYENAMRKEVIGDKNCEISKEDSTEQLVNKIIYKSIVSLEDTKSLIDVEVLEESVSILQAAGKISIFGMGASLLVAKDACLKFMRVNKVCLVNEDFHAQLVQAKNMTSGDAAIIISYSGMTREMVECAEILKDAGVPIIAITCYHESPLSKISDYNLYVTATEFEFRTGKLGSRLSQLAVIDMLYVAYVQKNYETCMDSLRKTYISKEEKTNHEGEIRWQI, from the coding sequence ATGAAAAGTGTCATTGTCAAGTTTCGCGAGTTTTTGCCCAATGCCAGTAATACAGAGAAAGGCATCATCCGATATCTGTTAGCAAATCCGGAGAAGGCGGCGGAGATGGGTGTCCGTGAACTGGCAAAAGAGGTTTACGCTTCACCTTCCACAATTACCAGACTCTGCAGGAAGACGGGCTTTGAGCATTATAAGGATTTCCAAAAATCCCTCATGTATGAAAACGCAATGCGCAAAGAAGTCATAGGGGATAAAAATTGTGAAATCAGCAAAGAGGATTCTACAGAACAACTTGTGAATAAAATTATTTATAAGAGTATTGTTTCCCTGGAAGATACAAAAAGCCTGATTGATGTGGAAGTGCTGGAAGAAAGCGTATCCATATTACAGGCGGCAGGAAAGATTTCAATTTTCGGGATGGGCGCATCTTTACTGGTGGCAAAGGATGCCTGTCTGAAGTTCATGCGGGTCAATAAGGTATGCCTGGTGAATGAGGATTTTCATGCACAGTTGGTTCAGGCGAAGAATATGACCAGTGGGGATGCGGCAATTATTATCAGCTATTCAGGGATGACAAGGGAAATGGTGGAATGTGCGGAAATTTTAAAAGATGCCGGGGTCCCGATTATTGCCATTACTTGTTATCATGAGTCACCATTATCTAAAATCTCCGACTATAATCTATATGTCACAGCAACCGAGTTCGAGTTCCGAACCGGAAAATTAGGTTCCAGACTCTCGCAATTGGCAGTCATTGACATGCTGTATGTGGCATATGTCCAGAAAAACTATGAGACTTGCATGGACAGTCTTAGAAAGACCTATATCTCCAAAGAGGAGAAAACCAATCATGAGGGAGAGATTCGATGGCAGATTTAG
- a CDS encoding M18 family aminopeptidase, with protein MNKYTAEELLSFIEKSPTSFHAVESMALELEEAGFKHLYEEELWNLKPDGKYYVTRNGSSLIAFTIPSEEMKSFQIMASHSDSPTFKLKENPEIEAEGHFVKLNVEKYGGMLMAPWFDRPLSLAGRLLFREEDQIVSRLVKVDRDLVQIPSLAIHMNREVNDGYAYNPQNDMLPLFGGEGTKGSLMKILSEQAGVSPEHVLGMDIYLYNRMKGSIWGAKEEFISSARLDDLQCAFSSLKGFLVSRNRKHVMMHCVLDNEEVGSLTRQGAASTFLKDTLERISDGMGLDRASYLRALASSFMLSADNAHSVHPNYQDKTDPGNRPYINGGIVLKFNANQKYTTDGISSAVFRTICAHAQVPCQVYVNRSDIPGGSTLGNISNGQVSLPMADIGLPQLAMHSPYETAGVKDTEHLIKAARTFYSSDIEIVKDHIYKVKMDDETEE; from the coding sequence ATGAATAAATATACTGCAGAAGAACTTTTAAGCTTTATAGAGAAAAGTCCTACCAGTTTTCATGCAGTTGAAAGTATGGCACTGGAGCTTGAGGAAGCAGGATTTAAACATCTATACGAGGAAGAGCTATGGAATCTCAAACCAGATGGAAAGTATTACGTGACGCGCAATGGATCGTCTCTGATTGCATTTACAATTCCGTCAGAGGAGATGAAAAGTTTTCAGATTATGGCCAGCCATAGTGATTCTCCCACCTTTAAATTAAAAGAAAATCCCGAGATCGAGGCAGAGGGTCATTTTGTTAAGCTGAATGTGGAGAAATATGGGGGAATGTTGATGGCTCCCTGGTTTGACAGACCGTTATCACTTGCGGGAAGACTCCTGTTCCGGGAAGAAGATCAGATTGTATCCCGGCTGGTCAAGGTAGACAGGGATCTCGTTCAGATTCCGAGTCTGGCAATTCACATGAATAGAGAAGTCAATGATGGATACGCATATAATCCTCAGAATGATATGCTTCCGTTATTTGGCGGTGAGGGGACCAAAGGCTCTTTGATGAAAATCCTGAGTGAGCAGGCCGGGGTATCACCGGAACATGTTCTGGGAATGGACATTTATCTTTATAACAGGATGAAAGGGAGTATATGGGGAGCGAAGGAGGAATTTATTTCCAGCGCCAGACTGGATGATCTTCAGTGTGCATTTTCCTCTTTAAAGGGCTTTCTGGTGAGCCGGAACCGGAAGCATGTGATGATGCACTGCGTTTTGGATAACGAAGAAGTGGGGAGTCTGACCCGGCAGGGAGCGGCATCCACTTTCTTGAAAGATACACTGGAACGGATTTCTGATGGTATGGGATTAGACAGGGCAAGCTATCTGCGCGCACTTGCATCCAGTTTTATGCTTTCAGCAGACAATGCACATAGCGTACATCCGAACTATCAGGATAAAACGGATCCCGGCAACCGTCCTTATATCAATGGGGGAATTGTACTGAAGTTTAATGCGAACCAAAAGTATACAACGGATGGTATCAGTTCAGCAGTTTTCAGAACAATCTGCGCGCATGCGCAGGTACCCTGTCAGGTTTATGTTAACCGTTCGGATATACCGGGAGGCTCGACACTGGGCAATATTTCGAATGGACAGGTATCCTTACCTATGGCAGATATAGGCCTGCCCCAGCTGGCGATGCACTCCCCATATGAAACAGCCGGAGTGAAGGATACGGAGCATCTGATTAAGGCTGCAAGGACGTTCTATAGTTCAGATATTGAAATCGTGAAAGATCATATCTATAAGGTCAAAATGGATGATGAAACAGAAGAATAG
- a CDS encoding DegV family protein, translating into MKQYMITTENTCDMPYEYYKEHDVEFMYLPCTLDGRVYNKEHDIDQKEFYVRMRSGSMPTTSQVNTEDAKKTWQPILDAGKEILHVSFSSGLSGTYNSCRLAAEELMEKNPEYKIIVIDTLCASMGQGLILQKVLEKKERGSSLDETARWLEEHKLNLCHVFTVDDLMHLHRGGRVSRVSAVLGTMINIKPMLHVDDEGHLLLLSKARGRRKALNNLVDMMEERVGSYRDKNDTIYISHGDCEEDASYVAELVKSRYPSVKSVMLNTIGSTIGAHAGPGTVALFFMGDRR; encoded by the coding sequence ATGAAGCAATATATGATTACAACTGAAAATACGTGTGATATGCCATACGAATATTATAAAGAACATGATGTGGAATTTATGTACCTTCCCTGTACACTGGACGGCAGGGTCTATAATAAGGAACATGATATTGATCAAAAAGAATTCTATGTCCGTATGAGAAGTGGTTCTATGCCAACGACTTCCCAGGTAAATACGGAGGATGCAAAAAAGACCTGGCAGCCGATTTTGGATGCCGGAAAGGAGATCCTGCATGTTTCATTTTCTTCTGGCTTAAGCGGTACCTATAACAGCTGCAGACTGGCGGCTGAAGAATTGATGGAAAAAAACCCGGAGTATAAAATCATTGTCATTGATACGCTGTGTGCTTCCATGGGGCAGGGCCTGATTCTTCAGAAGGTTTTGGAAAAAAAGGAGCGGGGCAGCAGCCTGGATGAAACGGCCAGGTGGCTGGAAGAGCATAAATTGAATCTCTGCCATGTATTCACCGTGGATGATTTGATGCACCTCCACAGAGGCGGGCGTGTGTCCAGGGTAAGCGCAGTTCTTGGCACGATGATTAATATAAAGCCTATGCTCCATGTGGATGATGAAGGGCATCTGCTTCTTCTAAGCAAGGCAAGGGGACGAAGGAAAGCTCTTAATAACCTTGTGGACATGATGGAAGAACGGGTCGGCAGTTACAGAGATAAGAATGATACCATCTATATCAGTCATGGAGATTGTGAAGAGGATGCCTCCTACGTTGCGGAACTGGTAAAGAGCCGATACCCATCGGTGAAGTCGGTTATGTTAAATACAATTGGATCAACGATAGGTGCACATGCAGGCCCGGGAACAGTCGCTTTATTTTTTATGGGGGACAGGCGATGA
- a CDS encoding S41 family peptidase, translating to MDDNKKSYSGLKGFLFGILFTLGIMCILFLVKNRDYVMGKEMNPTELGARTKVADIYELIEDVYLGEVDNKKMTDYMCAGLVTGLGDKYSTYYTQEQFEKIMQSTNGHYSGIGVAIYQDSQGRILIESCYENTPAAKAGIKPGDILLKVGDKPVSSMSTNEVVDLIKDTKEGETVSMTLERGDQPYTVDVTIEEVEAISVTGKMLENQIGYIRISEFTGVTAEQFKDAYGKLQDQGMNRLIIDLRSNPGGLVSGVCDTLREILPKGLIVYTEDKYGNRSEQNCDGKSPISIPLAVLVNSSSASASEIFAGAVQDYGTGTIVGTVTYGKGVVQDTYQLKNGGAVKLTVSHYFTPKGNNINGKGITPDVEIDMPDDSEEDVQLNKAKEILLH from the coding sequence ATGGACGATAATAAGAAATCATACAGCGGATTGAAGGGATTTCTGTTTGGAATTCTATTTACCCTTGGGATTATGTGTATATTGTTCCTGGTGAAAAACCGGGACTATGTGATGGGTAAGGAGATGAACCCCACAGAGCTTGGTGCCAGGACAAAAGTTGCAGACATCTATGAATTGATTGAAGATGTATATCTTGGTGAGGTCGACAATAAAAAAATGACCGATTATATGTGCGCAGGCCTGGTTACCGGTCTGGGCGACAAGTACTCTACTTACTATACGCAGGAACAGTTTGAGAAGATTATGCAGTCTACGAATGGACATTATTCCGGAATAGGTGTGGCTATCTACCAGGACAGCCAGGGAAGAATTCTTATTGAGTCCTGCTATGAGAATACGCCCGCAGCCAAAGCTGGAATAAAGCCTGGAGATATCCTTTTGAAGGTGGGAGATAAGCCGGTTTCCTCCATGTCTACAAATGAGGTCGTAGATTTGATAAAGGATACGAAAGAAGGAGAGACAGTGTCCATGACATTGGAAAGGGGGGATCAGCCATATACGGTAGATGTGACAATCGAAGAGGTAGAAGCGATTTCGGTCACGGGAAAGATGCTGGAGAATCAGATCGGTTATATCAGGATATCGGAATTTACCGGAGTGACAGCTGAACAGTTCAAGGACGCATACGGAAAATTACAGGATCAGGGGATGAACAGGCTGATTATTGATTTAAGAAGCAATCCAGGCGGCCTGGTGTCCGGTGTGTGTGATACCTTAAGAGAGATTCTCCCGAAAGGGCTTATTGTCTATACAGAAGACAAGTACGGGAACAGAAGCGAACAGAATTGTGATGGGAAATCGCCGATTAGTATTCCGCTGGCTGTTTTGGTTAACAGCAGTTCTGCCAGTGCTTCAGAGATTTTTGCCGGAGCGGTACAGGATTATGGAACAGGTACAATTGTAGGCACTGTTACCTATGGGAAAGGGGTGGTGCAGGACACCTACCAGCTAAAGAATGGAGGCGCAGTAAAATTGACTGTTTCCCATTACTTTACACCAAAAGGTAATAATATCAATGGGAAGGGAATTACGCCGGATGTGGAGATCGACATGCCGGATGATTCAGAGGAAGATGTTCAACTCAATAAAGCAAAAGAGATATTGCTTCATTAG
- the ftsX gene encoding permease-like cell division protein FtsX — MRISTIGYSIKQGIKNIWRNKMFSIASVATMGACIFLFSLFFSLVMNFNYIIKNVEEGVSMVVFFQEGTDQATIDEIGDQIQARPEVKEVKYVSADESWKRYQAQYFKNNPELAEGFKNDNPLINSASYEIYVNKVEDQSELKDFVSGLTGVREVKQSEQATKTLSTVNRLVGYVSLIIIGILLGVSVFLISNTVSVGISVRKEEIGIMKLIGATNLFVRLPFLMEGILIGLIGSAIPLVAWYFIYNMAIKYILDKFHMIADFMNGLLPISQVFHTLLPVGLILGMGIGLVGSIFTIRKHLKV; from the coding sequence ATGAGGATTAGTACGATTGGATATAGTATCAAACAGGGTATAAAAAATATTTGGAGAAATAAGATGTTTTCCATTGCATCTGTTGCGACCATGGGTGCCTGTATCTTTCTTTTCAGTTTATTTTTTTCACTGGTTATGAACTTTAACTATATTATTAAGAACGTTGAGGAAGGGGTCTCAATGGTGGTCTTCTTCCAAGAAGGAACGGATCAGGCTACGATAGATGAAATAGGGGATCAGATCCAAGCCCGCCCGGAAGTAAAAGAAGTGAAGTATGTATCAGCTGATGAGTCCTGGAAAAGATATCAGGCTCAGTATTTTAAGAATAATCCGGAGCTGGCGGAAGGGTTTAAGAATGATAACCCGCTGATTAATTCTGCAAGTTATGAAATCTATGTTAATAAGGTGGAGGATCAAAGTGAGCTGAAAGATTTTGTTTCCGGTCTTACAGGCGTGCGTGAAGTAAAGCAGTCTGAACAGGCGACGAAGACATTGAGTACAGTTAACAGACTGGTGGGCTATGTATCACTGATAATCATAGGAATTCTCCTTGGAGTTTCTGTGTTTTTAATCAGTAATACAGTATCCGTTGGTATTTCCGTACGAAAAGAAGAGATCGGAATTATGAAACTGATAGGAGCTACAAACCTGTTTGTACGTCTGCCCTTTCTTATGGAAGGCATACTGATTGGATTGATAGGATCTGCAATTCCACTGGTTGCCTGGTATTTTATCTACAATATGGCGATTAAGTATATATTAGATAAATTTCATATGATAGCAGACTTTATGAATGGCCTGCTGCCAATAAGCCAGGTGTTCCATACGCTGCTGCCGGTTGGACTCATTCTGGGTATGGGAATTGGTCTTGTGGGCAGTATATTCACAATACGGAAGCATTTAAAGGTATGA
- the ftsE gene encoding cell division ATP-binding protein FtsE codes for MITLDGVSKSYDKGQPAVNNISLHIEAGEFVFVVGNSGSGKSTLIKLLLKELEPTTGVIKVNGQVLNRMKRRKIPKYRRGVGVVFQDFRLLKDRNVYENVAFAQRVIEKPNRVIKKRVPEVLTLVGLAEKYKSRPKELSGGEQQRVALARALVNRPDILLADEPTGNLDPKNSNEIMKLLEEINARGTTVLVVTHNREIVNSMKKRVIRLRKGVIVSDEEEGIYHED; via the coding sequence ATGATTACTTTAGATGGTGTAAGTAAGAGTTATGATAAAGGCCAGCCGGCCGTAAATAACATATCCTTACACATAGAAGCAGGGGAATTTGTATTTGTCGTTGGTAACAGTGGATCAGGAAAATCTACGCTTATAAAGCTGCTGCTGAAGGAGCTGGAGCCTACAACCGGAGTAATTAAGGTGAACGGTCAGGTTCTAAACAGAATGAAACGCAGAAAGATTCCCAAGTACCGTCGTGGAGTAGGTGTTGTGTTCCAGGACTTTCGGCTCCTGAAAGACCGGAATGTATATGAGAATGTTGCATTTGCTCAACGGGTGATTGAGAAGCCGAATCGTGTAATTAAAAAAAGAGTTCCGGAGGTGCTGACATTAGTCGGGCTTGCTGAGAAGTATAAGTCACGCCCCAAAGAATTGTCGGGTGGAGAACAGCAGCGTGTAGCCTTGGCCAGAGCACTGGTAAATCGCCCGGATATTCTGCTGGCAGATGAACCAACCGGAAATCTGGATCCTAAGAATTCCAATGAAATCATGAAACTTCTGGAAGAGATTAATGCACGTGGTACTACCGTACTTGTTGTGACACATAATCGTGAGATTGTAAACTCTATGAAAAAGCGGGTAATCCGCTTGCGGAAAGGCGTCATAGTAAGCGACGAAGAAGAAGGTATATACCATGAGGATTAG
- a CDS encoding PucR family transcriptional regulator: MISNQILQNTIEGIKNISRAELAVADIEGNVLVSTFPEMEINNVEVVNFARSQADSQSMKNFQFFKVYDEHQLEYVLLAKGDNEDIFLVGKMAAFQIQNLLVAYKERFDKDNFIKNLLLDNLLLVDIYNRAKKLHIDADMRRVVFILESNPDKDHGTIENVRNLFGNKSGDFITAVDEKNVIIVKELSDTDDSAQLNKIALSVLDTIGRDENHRTHIAYGTIVKELKEVSRSYKEARMALDVGKIFFDERDVIAYSSLGIGRLIYQLPIPLCKMFIKEIFVDKSPDDFDEETLSTINKFFENSLNVSETSRQLYIHRNTLVYRLDKLQKSTGLDLRVFEDAITFKIALMVVRYMKYMETLEY; this comes from the coding sequence ATGATTTCAAATCAAATTCTGCAAAATACAATTGAAGGGATAAAAAATATTTCCAGAGCCGAACTGGCTGTGGCTGATATTGAGGGCAATGTACTCGTGTCCACATTTCCCGAGATGGAGATTAACAATGTTGAAGTTGTGAATTTTGCCCGGTCGCAGGCTGATTCGCAATCCATGAAAAATTTTCAGTTTTTTAAGGTGTATGATGAACACCAGCTGGAATATGTACTGCTTGCGAAAGGAGACAACGAAGATATCTTTCTGGTAGGGAAGATGGCTGCATTTCAGATACAAAATCTCCTGGTGGCATATAAAGAGCGGTTTGATAAAGACAATTTTATAAAGAATCTGCTGCTTGACAATCTGCTGTTGGTGGATATCTATAACCGTGCCAAAAAGCTGCATATCGATGCAGATATGCGCAGAGTAGTATTTATACTGGAAAGCAATCCGGATAAAGACCATGGCACGATTGAGAATGTAAGAAATTTGTTCGGCAATAAATCGGGGGATTTTATTACAGCGGTTGATGAAAAGAATGTTATTATCGTCAAGGAACTGTCAGATACCGATGACTCTGCACAGTTGAACAAGATTGCATTATCTGTTCTGGATACAATTGGAAGGGATGAAAATCATAGAACGCATATTGCATACGGAACAATTGTAAAAGAACTAAAGGAGGTATCCCGCTCCTACAAGGAAGCGCGTATGGCTCTGGATGTGGGGAAGATCTTTTTTGATGAGAGAGATGTCATAGCTTATAGCTCACTGGGGATCGGACGACTGATTTATCAGCTGCCCATACCTTTGTGCAAGATGTTTATAAAGGAAATCTTTGTAGATAAGTCTCCGGATGATTTTGATGAAGAGACATTGTCCACAATTAATAAATTCTTTGAGAACAGTCTGAATGTATCGGAAACTTCCAGACAACTTTACATTCACAGAAACACGCTGGTATACCGTCTGGATAAACTACAGAAAAGTACCGGACTTGATCTTCGTGTATTCGAGGATGCAATTACATTTAAGATAGCACTGATGGTAGTGCGGTATATGAAGTACATGGAGACTTTGGAGTACTAA